In the genome of Cupriavidus malaysiensis, one region contains:
- a CDS encoding MFS transporter: MQPPAPARTPADVRPEGATDHAPPQRVGLVLFALAVGGFAIGTTEFATMSLLPAFAQSLGIDAPTAGHVISAYALGVVVGAPVMAVLGARLARRTQLILLMAMFSVGNALSAVAPDYHWMLLFRFLSGLPHGAYFGIAALTAASLVPAHRRTLVVGRIFLGLTCATVIGVPLANWLGQAVGWRWSFGLVAALGVLTMTCVRLFAPSTPADPSASPLRELGALTRLQVWLTLGIGAVGFGGLFAVYTYLADILAQVTHVSASTAPLVLSVFGLGLTAGNMVVPLFADRALMRTAGVLLLWSAAMLALFPLMAGNVWAISLSVFLIGLGGSLATVLQTRLMDVAEDAQSLAAALNHSAFNMANALGPFLGGLAIAAGHGWTSPGWVGSLLALGGFALWAASAALARKGRRAVPAAGDTAR, translated from the coding sequence CGAAGGCGCCACGGACCACGCGCCGCCGCAGCGGGTCGGCCTGGTGCTGTTCGCGCTGGCCGTGGGCGGCTTCGCCATCGGCACCACCGAGTTCGCCACCATGAGCCTGCTGCCTGCCTTCGCGCAGAGCCTGGGCATCGACGCGCCGACGGCCGGCCACGTCATCAGCGCCTACGCGCTGGGCGTGGTGGTGGGCGCGCCAGTGATGGCGGTGCTGGGCGCGCGGCTCGCCCGCCGCACCCAGCTGATCCTGCTGATGGCCATGTTCAGCGTCGGCAACGCCTTGAGCGCCGTCGCCCCGGACTACCACTGGATGTTGCTGTTCCGCTTCCTGAGCGGCCTGCCGCACGGCGCCTACTTCGGCATCGCCGCCTTGACGGCGGCCTCGCTGGTGCCGGCCCACCGGCGCACGCTGGTGGTGGGGCGCATCTTCCTCGGCCTCACCTGCGCCACCGTGATCGGCGTGCCGCTGGCCAACTGGCTGGGCCAGGCGGTCGGCTGGCGCTGGAGCTTCGGCCTGGTGGCCGCGCTGGGCGTGCTGACCATGACCTGCGTGCGGCTGTTCGCGCCCAGCACGCCGGCAGATCCGTCCGCGAGCCCGCTGCGCGAGCTGGGCGCGCTGACACGCCTGCAGGTGTGGCTGACGCTGGGCATCGGCGCCGTCGGCTTCGGCGGCCTGTTCGCGGTCTACACCTACCTGGCCGACATCCTGGCGCAAGTGACGCACGTCTCGGCGAGCACGGCGCCGCTGGTGCTGAGCGTGTTCGGCCTGGGGCTGACCGCCGGCAATATGGTGGTGCCGCTGTTCGCCGACCGCGCGCTGATGCGCACCGCCGGTGTGCTGCTGCTGTGGAGCGCCGCCATGCTGGCCTTGTTCCCGCTGATGGCCGGCAACGTCTGGGCCATCTCGCTGAGTGTCTTCCTGATCGGCCTCGGCGGCTCGCTGGCCACGGTGCTGCAGACACGCCTGATGGACGTGGCCGAAGACGCGCAGAGCCTGGCGGCGGCGCTGAACCACTCCGCCTTCAACATGGCCAATGCGCTCGGGCCCTTCCTCGGCGGCCTGGCCATTGCGGCCGGGCATGGCTGGACCTCGCCGGGCTGGGTCGGCAGCCTGCTGGCCCTGGGTGGCTTTGCGCTGTGGGCGGCTTCCGCGGCGCTGGCGCGCAAGGGCCGACGCGCCGTGCCGGCGGCAGGCGACACGGCCCGCTGA